A window of Haloarcula marismortui ATCC 43049 genomic DNA:
CTCCGCCTCTGGCCTGCCACACAACGACCTGGCGCTCCAGATCGCGCGACAGGCGACGGTGCCGGAAGAGGAAGACGGCGAAGACGACGAGGGTTCGGAGTTCGCTGTCATCTTCGGTGCGATGGGTATCACGGCCGAAGAGGCGAACGAGTTCATGGACGACTTCGAGCGCACCGGCGCGCTGGAACGCTCCGTCGTCTTCATGAACCTCGCGGATGACCCGGCCGTCGAGCGGACGATTACGCCGCGGCTGGCGCTGACCACCGCCGAGTACCTCGCCTTCGAGAAGGACTATCACGTGCTGGTCATCCTGACGGACATGACCAACTACTGTGAGGCACTGCGTGAGATCGGTGCCGCGCGTGAGGAGGTCCCGGGCCGGCGTGGCTACCCCGGCTACATGTACACTGACCTGGCACAGCTCTACGAGCGTGCTGGTCGGATCGAGGGCCGCGAGGGCTCTGTGACCCAGCTCCCGATCCTGACGATGCCGGGCGACGACGACACGCACCCGATTCCGGACCTGACCGGGTACATTACTGAGGGCCAGATCTACATCGACCGCGACCTCAACAGCCAGGGCATCCAGCCGCCGATCAATGTCCTGCCGAGCCTGTCGCGGCTGATGGACGACGGCATCGGCGAGGGGCTGACCCGCGCCGACCACGCTGACGTGAAAGACCAGATCTTCGCCGCCTACGCAGAGGGTGAGGACCTCCGCGACCTCGTGAACATCGTCGGTCGCGAGGCGCTGTCGGAACTGGACAACAAGTATCTGGACTTCGCCGACCGCTTCGAGGAGGAGTTCGTCGATCAGGGGACCGACACGGCCCGCAGTATCGACGAAACGCTCGAACTCGGCTGGGACTTGCTCTC
This region includes:
- a CDS encoding ATP synthase subunit B, translating into MKEYQTITEISGPLVFVETDEPVGYDDIVEIELSDGETRRGQVLESASDYVAIQVFEGTEGIDRDASVRFLGETMKMPVTEDLLGRVMDGTGQPIDGGPEIVPDERRDIVGEAINPFSREYPEEFIQTGVSAIDGMNTLVRGQKLPIFSASGLPHNDLALQIARQATVPEEEDGEDDEGSEFAVIFGAMGITAEEANEFMDDFERTGALERSVVFMNLADDPAVERTITPRLALTTAEYLAFEKDYHVLVILTDMTNYCEALREIGAAREEVPGRRGYPGYMYTDLAQLYERAGRIEGREGSVTQLPILTMPGDDDTHPIPDLTGYITEGQIYIDRDLNSQGIQPPINVLPSLSRLMDDGIGEGLTRADHADVKDQIFAAYAEGEDLRDLVNIVGREALSELDNKYLDFADRFEEEFVDQGTDTARSIDETLELGWDLLSMLPKDALNRIDEDLIEEHYREDETAETVEA